The following coding sequences lie in one Flagellimonas eckloniae genomic window:
- a CDS encoding DUF4249 domain-containing protein, whose protein sequence is MKSYTLLLTLCLSFLVGCTEPMRPEFDFKSGLVSVEGFVSTTRGSSFVRLSEINEFNIGVNRFVNVFIPGAQVSFLNTTTGNVVELIENEEAEIYMPPTDFVAMVGETWELEVVLSNGKVYRSLPETIIEPVAISDISATFNPELVYNLGWDDFVPGHSIQIDFEDPPGSENFYYWNYRSFERKDICAACYDAHIYRGGTCIPVDPYPLRPETIPIHTYYCESDCWRIRYNQNIFIFNDRFSDGLSIAKFPVGNVLLYTKKDILVEVQQFSLSASAYEYYETLKDIIDDNGGFNSPPSAALIGNMFSPGDPTEFVLGRFTAASSWVARTFLERSTIQLDPLENVVSVPEGTWSVPFPPEEYVFYAPCPGESRYNTSIRPEGWPTN, encoded by the coding sequence ATGAAGTCTTATACTCTTTTACTGACCCTCTGCCTTTCTTTTTTAGTTGGATGCACGGAACCCATGAGACCAGAATTCGATTTTAAGAGTGGTCTGGTATCGGTGGAAGGTTTTGTTTCAACTACGAGGGGGAGTTCTTTTGTTAGGTTAAGCGAAATAAACGAATTCAACATCGGGGTAAACAGGTTTGTCAATGTTTTTATCCCGGGAGCACAGGTTTCTTTTCTAAATACGACGACCGGTAATGTTGTTGAACTAATTGAAAATGAAGAGGCAGAAATCTATATGCCACCAACGGATTTTGTAGCCATGGTTGGGGAAACATGGGAATTGGAGGTCGTGTTGTCCAATGGAAAAGTGTATCGGTCGCTTCCGGAGACAATAATTGAACCAGTTGCGATTTCTGATATTTCAGCCACCTTTAATCCTGAGCTTGTATATAACCTAGGTTGGGATGATTTTGTTCCAGGACATTCCATTCAAATAGATTTTGAAGACCCGCCCGGAAGTGAAAACTTTTATTACTGGAACTACCGTTCTTTTGAACGAAAGGATATTTGTGCCGCTTGCTATGATGCCCATATTTATAGGGGTGGTACGTGTATTCCAGTGGATCCCTATCCATTGCGTCCAGAAACAATTCCGATTCATACCTACTACTGTGAGTCCGATTGCTGGCGCATACGTTATAATCAGAATATCTTCATATTTAACGACAGATTTTCCGATGGTTTGAGTATAGCTAAATTTCCGGTTGGAAATGTGCTGTTGTACACTAAGAAAGACATTCTTGTGGAGGTACAACAATTTTCGCTTTCAGCTTCCGCATATGAGTATTATGAGACTTTAAAGGATATTATTGATGATAATGGAGGCTTCAACTCCCCTCCATCCGCGGCTCTGATAGGCAATATGTTTAGTCCTGGGGATCCGACGGAATTTGTGTTGGGCAGATTTACGGCTGCCTCATCATGGGTCGCCCGAACTTTTTTGGAGCGGAGTACTATACAATTAGATCCTTTAGAAAATGTTGTTTCTGTCCCTGAAGGAACATGGTCTGTACCTTTTCCACCGGAAGAGTATGTTTTTTATGCTCCATGTCCTGGGGAAAGTCGATATAATACAAGTATTCGTCCTGAAGGATGGCCCACGAATTAA
- a CDS encoding TonB-dependent receptor — MFQMYSTYKSKSLYSLFLLFILWNTISAQNVEYELSFKISDLTTNRGLENANISISPCNCGGVSDAEGEFAISLPRNDYRVEVTFIGFDTYTQDITLDKDLFLQIDLMENQEKLSEVVVRARRNNEFLETPQMGVLQLKSQELKKIPAAIGEFDILRGMTLLPGVNNSGEISNGLSVRGGSLDQNLLLYDYAPVFNPTHLFGLFSVFTPDVLSSVDLYRANIPARYGGRATSVVDVKVKNPYTNKFKMTGGIGLVSSRIAIETPIIKDKLMLIAGARAGLTDFLLPIFSDRLKNTKARFYDSTLKLLYLPTEKDQIAFTGFFSKDFYQLDLITRIENISAENNQYDFQTLNGTLNWLHTFSENSSLRTILVGSNYTPRNIFPELDSSNEIEYESGIKYTSLISEFSKKASDAFDYYFGVQANRYKINPGELDPGTSEEVLPVSLLNEISYELSAFTNLNWKPVDNLIFSAGLRFNHFLFQGPYTLNTYDEAGNTIDSEFFEKGKAVESFSNLEPRLGVSLQLGENTSLKASYANVNQYLQNIYNSTTPIPTSRWKTADPYIKPQSSNSYGFGVYKTLGESEIEIGLESYYRDTKNNLTYKPGARFFLEEAIERDVVQVDGRAYGVELSLKKPKGKVNGWFNYTWSRSLLRSDDENPTTAVNNNKWFNSDFDRPHVINATVNLESNKYNTLSFNFTGQTGRPYTIANGVFELEDITVPIFLERNNARLPVYHRLDFSWKIKYTKKNNPRWVGDWTFTVYNVYGRKNPFNIFYGPRADGALNHVFGGMPIGAYELAVTNSPIFALTYNFTFQ; from the coding sequence ATGTTCCAGATGTACAGCACCTATAAATCCAAAAGTTTGTATTCTCTTTTTCTATTGTTCATTTTGTGGAACACGATCAGTGCACAAAATGTTGAGTACGAACTATCCTTCAAGATAAGTGACCTGACAACCAATAGGGGTTTAGAAAATGCGAATATTTCCATTAGTCCATGTAATTGTGGGGGTGTTTCGGATGCCGAAGGTGAATTTGCAATAAGCCTCCCAAGAAACGACTACCGCGTTGAGGTCACCTTTATCGGATTTGATACCTATACACAGGACATAACCTTGGACAAGGACCTGTTTTTACAGATTGATCTTATGGAAAATCAGGAAAAATTATCGGAAGTTGTGGTAAGGGCACGAAGAAACAATGAGTTTTTGGAAACGCCCCAGATGGGGGTCCTACAACTGAAGTCACAGGAGTTAAAAAAAATACCTGCTGCAATTGGCGAGTTTGATATTTTGCGAGGGATGACACTTCTGCCAGGGGTAAACAATTCTGGTGAGATTAGTAACGGGCTGTCTGTTAGAGGAGGGTCTTTAGACCAAAATCTTTTGTTGTATGATTATGCTCCGGTTTTTAATCCCACTCATTTGTTTGGTCTATTCTCCGTTTTTACACCAGATGTATTGTCTTCAGTAGATTTATATAGGGCCAATATTCCTGCGCGCTATGGTGGACGGGCAACTTCTGTTGTTGATGTCAAGGTCAAAAATCCATATACAAACAAATTTAAAATGACAGGGGGAATAGGGTTGGTATCTAGCAGAATTGCTATAGAGACACCAATTATAAAGGATAAACTTATGCTTATAGCTGGCGCTAGGGCTGGACTTACAGATTTTTTGCTTCCAATATTTTCAGACCGATTGAAAAATACAAAAGCCCGGTTTTATGATAGTACCCTAAAATTATTGTACTTGCCAACCGAAAAAGACCAAATAGCCTTTACTGGTTTTTTCAGTAAGGATTTTTACCAATTGGACTTGATTACAAGAATCGAAAATATCAGTGCGGAAAACAATCAATACGATTTTCAAACTTTAAACGGAACGCTAAATTGGTTGCATACGTTTAGTGAAAATTCCAGTCTTAGGACCATACTGGTAGGAAGCAATTATACTCCAAGGAATATTTTTCCTGAATTGGATAGTTCCAACGAAATTGAATATGAGTCCGGTATTAAGTATACAAGCTTGATTTCCGAGTTCTCCAAAAAAGCATCTGATGCATTTGATTATTACTTTGGTGTTCAAGCGAATCGATATAAAATTAATCCTGGAGAGCTTGATCCTGGAACTTCTGAGGAGGTTTTGCCGGTTTCACTACTTAATGAAATCAGTTATGAACTTTCTGCCTTTACAAACTTAAATTGGAAGCCAGTGGATAATTTGATTTTTTCGGCAGGCCTGAGGTTCAACCATTTTTTGTTCCAGGGTCCCTATACCTTGAACACCTATGATGAAGCAGGCAATACCATAGATTCCGAGTTTTTCGAAAAAGGGAAAGCCGTAGAGTCTTTTTCCAATTTGGAACCAAGATTGGGGGTTAGTTTACAGTTGGGAGAAAATACCTCTTTAAAAGCCAGCTATGCCAACGTTAACCAATATCTTCAGAACATATATAACAGCACAACTCCAATACCCACATCCCGATGGAAAACAGCAGATCCATATATAAAGCCTCAATCCAGTAATTCTTATGGTTTCGGAGTTTACAAAACACTTGGGGAAAGTGAGATTGAAATAGGATTGGAAAGTTATTACCGGGATACCAAAAACAATTTGACCTACAAACCTGGGGCACGTTTTTTTCTAGAAGAAGCCATAGAAAGAGATGTTGTTCAAGTTGATGGAAGAGCCTATGGTGTGGAACTCAGCCTTAAGAAACCCAAAGGAAAGGTGAATGGCTGGTTTAATTATACCTGGTCACGGAGCCTATTACGTTCAGATGATGAAAACCCCACCACCGCGGTAAACAACAATAAGTGGTTCAATTCCGATTTTGATAGACCTCATGTGATTAATGCCACCGTTAACCTTGAGAGTAATAAATACAATACGTTAAGCTTTAATTTTACGGGCCAGACAGGGAGGCCCTACACCATAGCTAATGGCGTTTTCGAATTGGAAGATATTACAGTTCCCATATTCTTGGAGCGAAACAATGCTCGTTTACCCGTATATCATCGTTTGGATTTTTCATGGAAAATAAAATATACAAAAAAGAATAATCCCAGATGGGTGGGGGATTGGACCTTTACGGTCTACAATGTATATGGAAGAAAAAACCCTTTTAATATATTTTATGGTCCCCGTGCCGATGGTGCACTTAACCATGTTTTTGGTGGAATGCCTATTGGAGCCTATGAACTTGCCGTAACCAACAGTCCCATTTTTGCATTGACCTATAATTTTACTTTTCAATAA
- the polA gene encoding DNA polymerase I — protein sequence MSDQKRLFLLDAYALIFRGYYALIKNPRINSKGMDTSAIMGFVNSLFDVIKREKPDHLAVCFDKGGSVERTELFEDYKANRDETPDAIRIAVPYIQDILKAMQIPVVELEGFEADDIIGTLAKQAEKEDYKVFMVTPDKDFGQLVSENIFMYRPARMGNGIEIWGIPEVQKRFGVERPEQVIDYLGMMGDASDNIPGLPGVGDKTAKKFIADFGDMEGLLANTDKLKGKMKEKVEENAELGRLSRKLAEINLNCDVTFNATDYEMSEPDSPKVQQIFEELEFRRLKDQFVKIFSEESVEASPASNTPKTAEKLQVAGSGQFSLFGGSPADAPATIKDENSRNTVTNVSHSYQSVVPGLGMKLFLDKLMKQTSVCFDTETTSINPLEAELVGIAFSWEAKKGFYIPIPDEKEACMEILEQLRPFFESESIEKIGQNLKYDIKVMKNYGVEVKGKLFDTMLAHYLINPDMRHNMDVLAETYLNYTPVSITELIGKKGKKQLSMRQVPVEKQTEYASEDADITLQLAQHFRPELASAKTEELFENIEVPLLRVLADMEIEGINLNENFLNDLSSELDTDIKNLEQKIYDAAGQEFNIASPKQLGEILFDKLKLVDKPKKTKTGQYSTAEDVLSYLAKDHEIIQNVLDYRGLAKLKSTYVDALPNEVQQHSGRVHTDYMQTVAATGRLSSNNPNLQNIPIRTERGRQVRKAFVPRDENHVLLAADYSQIELRIIAALSEEDTMIEAFKNGEDIHASTASRVFNVPIEEVTREQRGNAKTVNFGIIYGVSAFGLSNQTDLSRSEAKELIETYYKTYPKLRNYMGEQVDFARDNGYVQTVLGRRRYLKDINAGNQVVRGAAERNAVNAPIQGSAADIIKIAMINIHKKLSEGRYKTKMLLQVHDELVFDCYKPELEEMKALIKSEMENAYTLAVPLDVEVGIGENWLEAH from the coding sequence ATGTCCGACCAAAAACGTCTTTTTCTCCTTGATGCCTACGCCCTGATTTTTAGAGGGTACTACGCTCTAATCAAGAACCCAAGAATCAATTCCAAAGGGATGGATACCTCAGCCATCATGGGCTTCGTAAATTCTCTTTTTGATGTGATCAAGCGTGAAAAGCCGGACCATCTTGCCGTATGTTTTGACAAAGGAGGTAGTGTGGAACGCACGGAACTTTTTGAAGACTACAAAGCCAATCGCGATGAAACCCCAGATGCCATCCGGATTGCAGTTCCCTACATTCAGGATATTTTAAAGGCCATGCAAATTCCTGTTGTAGAATTGGAAGGTTTTGAAGCTGATGATATTATTGGAACTCTTGCCAAACAGGCGGAAAAGGAAGATTATAAAGTTTTTATGGTCACCCCAGACAAGGATTTTGGTCAATTGGTTTCCGAAAACATTTTCATGTACCGTCCTGCAAGAATGGGAAATGGTATAGAGATTTGGGGTATCCCTGAAGTTCAAAAACGATTTGGTGTGGAACGCCCAGAGCAGGTCATAGATTATTTGGGGATGATGGGAGATGCCAGTGACAATATTCCTGGACTGCCAGGAGTGGGAGACAAAACAGCCAAAAAATTCATTGCGGATTTTGGAGATATGGAAGGACTTTTGGCCAACACGGATAAGCTGAAAGGCAAAATGAAAGAGAAAGTTGAAGAAAATGCCGAACTGGGTAGGCTTTCACGAAAGTTAGCTGAAATAAATCTTAATTGTGATGTTACTTTTAATGCTACAGATTATGAAATGTCTGAACCGGACAGCCCCAAGGTCCAACAGATTTTTGAAGAACTGGAGTTTAGAAGACTTAAAGACCAGTTCGTTAAGATTTTCTCGGAGGAATCTGTAGAAGCAAGTCCCGCTTCAAACACCCCAAAAACAGCAGAAAAATTGCAGGTTGCTGGAAGTGGGCAATTTAGTTTATTTGGAGGAAGTCCTGCGGATGCTCCCGCAACAATAAAAGATGAGAACAGCAGAAATACGGTTACCAACGTTTCCCATTCCTATCAAAGCGTTGTTCCTGGCTTGGGAATGAAACTCTTTTTGGATAAGTTAATGAAGCAGACTTCAGTTTGTTTTGATACGGAGACTACTTCCATTAATCCCTTAGAGGCCGAACTAGTTGGAATTGCATTTAGTTGGGAAGCAAAAAAAGGCTTTTATATACCTATTCCTGACGAAAAAGAAGCATGTATGGAAATTTTGGAACAGCTTCGACCTTTCTTTGAATCTGAATCCATAGAAAAAATTGGACAAAACCTCAAATACGACATCAAAGTGATGAAAAACTATGGTGTTGAAGTAAAAGGAAAGTTGTTCGATACGATGTTGGCACATTATCTTATCAATCCTGATATGCGCCACAATATGGATGTATTGGCAGAAACCTACCTCAATTACACTCCGGTTTCCATTACAGAACTCATTGGGAAAAAAGGGAAAAAGCAGCTAAGCATGCGTCAGGTCCCTGTAGAAAAACAAACCGAATATGCATCTGAAGATGCTGACATAACCTTACAATTGGCACAGCATTTTAGACCGGAACTGGCCTCCGCCAAAACAGAAGAGCTTTTCGAGAATATTGAAGTTCCTTTATTACGAGTTTTGGCCGATATGGAAATTGAGGGCATCAATTTAAATGAAAACTTTCTAAACGATCTCTCTTCTGAACTTGACACTGACATTAAAAATTTAGAACAAAAAATTTATGATGCCGCGGGCCAAGAATTCAATATTGCATCGCCAAAACAATTGGGTGAAATTCTTTTTGACAAATTAAAATTGGTAGATAAACCAAAAAAGACCAAAACAGGTCAATATTCCACTGCAGAAGATGTGCTTTCCTATTTAGCCAAAGATCATGAAATTATTCAAAACGTGTTGGATTACCGAGGCCTCGCCAAACTGAAAAGCACTTATGTGGATGCCTTGCCCAATGAAGTCCAGCAACATAGTGGTCGGGTACACACCGATTATATGCAAACTGTTGCCGCTACGGGTAGATTAAGCAGTAATAATCCCAATCTACAAAACATTCCTATTCGAACTGAGCGAGGCCGACAAGTACGTAAGGCTTTTGTTCCAAGGGATGAAAATCATGTTTTGCTAGCTGCGGATTATTCTCAAATTGAGCTTCGTATCATTGCCGCTTTGAGCGAAGAAGATACAATGATCGAAGCTTTTAAAAATGGGGAGGATATACATGCCTCAACTGCATCCCGGGTTTTTAATGTTCCCATTGAAGAAGTCACCCGCGAACAACGTGGCAATGCCAAAACGGTCAACTTTGGAATTATTTATGGCGTTTCTGCCTTTGGATTAAGCAACCAGACAGATTTAAGTCGTTCCGAAGCAAAAGAATTGATAGAGACTTATTACAAGACCTATCCCAAACTACGAAATTATATGGGTGAGCAAGTGGATTTTGCTCGCGATAACGGTTATGTACAAACTGTTTTGGGTCGCAGACGTTACCTAAAAGATATAAATGCCGGTAATCAGGTGGTTCGTGGTGCTGCAGAGCGAAATGCCGTGAATGCCCCAATCCAAGGAAGCGCTGCCGACATTATTAAAATAGCTATGATCAACATCCATAAAAAACTCTCCGAGGGTAGATACAAAACCAAAATGCTATTGCAGGTGCATGATGAACTGGTTTTTGATTGTTACAAACCAGAGTTGGAAGAAATGAAGGCACTTATTAAATCCGAAATGGAAAATGCTTATACTTTAGCCGTGCCTTTGGATGTGGAAGTAGGAATTGGTGAAAATTGGTTGGAAGCGCACTAA
- a CDS encoding DUF4249 domain-containing protein, which yields MKSYTLLLTLCLSFLVGCTEPIRPEFDFKSGLVSVEGFVSTTLGGSSVTISQLNAFNVGTNSYENIFISGAEVSFINTDTGNEVGLTEDIEAEVYLPPTDFLAKTGETWELSISLADGRQYKSFPETMEQSVPISAIAATYDPELTYNLGFDDFVPGHSIQVDFEDPPDSENYYFWNYRSFEPRIICKTCYEVKIYREGECVWAIPPERITPEDVEAYPYWTYRCESDCWQIRYNQNISIFADEHTNGAAWSKLPVANVLLYNKRDILVELRQISLSAAAYQYYETLKDIVDDNGGFNSPPSAALVGNMFNPNNADEFVLGRFTAAPAEIARVFIKRSHITERSLILDVVKQEGQPPPPGLLPEEWVFYAPCPEESRYNTSNKPEGWPY from the coding sequence ATGAAGTCTTATACTCTTTTACTGACCCTCTGCCTTTCTTTTTTAGTTGGATGCACGGAACCCATAAGACCAGAATTCGACTTCAAGAGTGGTCTGGTATCGGTGGAAGGTTTTGTTTCCACAACCCTGGGCGGATCCTCTGTTACGATAAGCCAGTTGAATGCGTTTAATGTTGGGACCAATAGCTATGAAAATATCTTTATAAGTGGAGCTGAAGTTTCTTTCATAAATACCGATACGGGCAATGAGGTTGGTCTAACGGAAGATATAGAGGCGGAGGTTTATCTCCCCCCTACTGATTTTTTGGCAAAGACAGGGGAAACATGGGAGTTAAGTATTTCGCTGGCCGATGGAAGACAATATAAATCCTTTCCTGAGACTATGGAGCAAAGCGTACCAATTTCGGCAATTGCCGCTACCTATGACCCTGAACTTACCTATAATTTAGGATTTGATGATTTTGTCCCAGGGCATTCCATTCAGGTTGATTTTGAGGATCCGCCGGACAGTGAGAATTATTATTTCTGGAACTATCGTTCCTTTGAGCCTAGGATTATTTGTAAAACCTGTTACGAGGTAAAGATATACAGAGAAGGAGAATGTGTATGGGCAATACCACCTGAGCGAATAACTCCAGAAGACGTTGAAGCATATCCATACTGGACATACCGTTGTGAGTCGGATTGTTGGCAGATACGATATAACCAAAACATTAGCATTTTTGCCGATGAGCATACCAACGGTGCAGCGTGGAGTAAACTTCCAGTGGCCAACGTATTGCTGTATAATAAAAGAGATATTTTGGTGGAGCTGCGACAAATTTCACTATCAGCGGCGGCATACCAATATTATGAGACCCTTAAGGATATTGTTGATGACAATGGTGGTTTTAATTCCCCACCGTCTGCGGCTTTGGTTGGAAATATGTTCAACCCCAACAACGCTGATGAATTTGTTTTGGGCAGATTCACTGCTGCACCAGCTGAAATAGCACGAGTTTTTATAAAACGTTCCCATATAACAGAACGGAGTTTAATACTTGACGTTGTAAAGCAGGAAGGACAACCTCCACCTCCAGGATTGCTACCTGAAGAGTGGGTGTTCTATGCCCCATGCCCAGAGGAGAGCCGCTACAACACTAGTAATAAACCCGAAGGATGGCCGTATTAA